In Salvelinus alpinus chromosome 20, SLU_Salpinus.1, whole genome shotgun sequence, a genomic segment contains:
- the lcp1 gene encoding plastin-2, with translation MAAPAQISQDELEELREAFAKIDVDSHGHIGTDELNDLFKAANLPLPGYRVREIIQDLTKTGDLHDGKVTFNEFANVVHGLKSTEVAKTFKKAINKKEGIYAVAGTSEQSSSGTQHSYSEEEKVAFVNWVNKALEKDPDCKHVLPMDPTTNDLFTAVGDGIVLCKMINQSVPDTIDERTINKKKLTPFTIQENLNLALNSASAIGCHVVNIGAEDLKEGRQHLVLGLLWQVIKIGLFADIEISRNEALIALLRDGESLEDLMKLSPEELLLRWANYHLEEAGCSKINNFSSDIKDSKAYYNILNQVAPKGDEEGIPLIAIDISGIREKEDIKRAECMLEQADRLGCRQFVTATDVVRGNPKLNLAYIANLFNKYPALKKPENQDIDWSSIEGETREERTFRNWMNSLGVNPRVNHLYVDIDDALVIFQLYEKINVPVDWDKVNKPPYSKLGSNMKKLENCNYAVELGKNEAKFSLVGIAGQDLNEGNRKLTQALLWQLMRRYTLNILEELGDGQKVNDDTIVTWVNDTLTQAGKGTISGFKDGSITTSMPVLDLIDAIQPGSIRYDLIKVEDLTEEEKLNNAKYAISMARKIGARVYALPEDLVEVKPKMVMTVFACLMARGMKRV, from the exons ATGGCTGCTCCAGCACAGATCTCTCAGGATGAGTTGGAGGAACTGAGAGAAGCCTTTGCTAAGATCG ATGTTGATTCTCACGGCCACATTGGCACAGATGAGCTCAATGACCTGTTCAAAGCTGCCAACCTGCCATTGCCAGGATACAGAGTCCGAGAGATCATCCAGGATCTTACCAAGACAGGAGACCTGCATGACGGCAAAGTCACCTTCAACGAGTTTGCCAAT GTGGTCCATGGACTGAAGAGCACAGAGGTGGCTAAGACCTTCAAGAAAGCTATCAACAAGAAGGAGGGCATCTATGCTGTAGCAGGAACCTCAGAGCAGTCTAGCTCAGGCACACAGCACTCCTACTCAG aggaggagaaggtggctTTTGTGAACTGGGTGAATAAGGCATTGGAGAAAGACCCAGACTGCAAGCATGTCCTCCCCATGGACCCCACCACTAACGACCTGTTCACCGCTGTCGGAGATGGGATCGTTCTATG TAAGATGATCAATCAGTCTGTTCCGGACACCATCGATGAGAGAACCATCAACAAGAAGAAGCTCACACCCTTCACCATCCAG GAGAATCTGAACCTGGCTCTTAACTCTGCGTCGGCCATCGGCTGCCACGTGGTAAACATCGGAGCAGAGGACCTGAAGGAAGGCAGGCAGCATCTGGTCCTAGGCCTGCTCTGGCAGGTCATCAAGATCGGCTTGTTTGCAGACATTGAGATCAGCAGAAACGAAG CTCTGATAGCCCTGCTGAGGGATGGGGAGAGCCTGGAGGACCTGATGAAGCTTTCCCCAGAGGAGCTGCTGCTGCGCTGGGCCAACTACCACCTGGAGGAGGCCGGCTGCTCCAAGATCAACAACTTCAGCTCTGACATCAAG GATTCTAAGGCCTACTACAACATCCTGAACCAAGTGGCCCCTAAGGGAGATGAGGAGGGAATCCCTCTGATTGCCATCGACATTTCAGGGATAAGG gagaaagaggacaTAAAGAGAGCAGAGTGCATGTTGGAGCAGGCTGACCGTCTTGGCTGCCGACAGTTCGTCACAGCAACCGACGTAGTCCGCGGCAACCCCAAGCTGAACTTGGCGTACATTGCCAACCTGTTTAATAAGTATCCTGCCCTGAAGAAGCCAGAGAACCAGGACATTGACTGGAGCTCCATCGAGG GTGAGACCAGAGAGGAGCGCACCTTCAGGAACTGGATGAATTCCCTGGGGGTCAACCCTCGTGTCAACCACCTCTATGT GGACATAGATGATGCTTTGGTCATCTTCCAGCTCTATGAGAAGATCAATGTGCCAGTGGATTGGGACAAAGTAAACAAACCCCCTTACTCCAAACTGGGCAGCAACATGAAGAAG TTGGAGAACTGTAACTATGCAGTGGAGCTGGGGAAGAATGAGGCTAAGTTCTCCCTGGTGGGCATTGCTGGACAGGACCTGAACGAGGGCAACCGAAAACTCACCCAGGCCCTGCTGTGGCAGCTGATGAGAAG gTACACGCTGAACATTCTGGAGGAGCTTGGTGACGGGCAGAAGGTGAATGACGACACCATCGTCACCTGGGTCAACGACACACTCACACAGGCTGGCAAAGGCACCATCTCTGGATTCAAG GATGGGTCCATAACCACCAGTATGCCAGTCCTGGACCTGATTGATGCCATCCAGCCAGGCTCCATCCGCTATGATCTAATCAAGGTGGAGGACCTGACTGAGGAAGAGAAGCTCAATAATGCCAA GTATGCCATCTCCATGGCCAGGAAAATCGGAGCGCGGGTGTACGCCCTGCCTGAGGACCTAGTGGAGGTGAAACCTAAGATGGTGATGACAGTGTTCGCCTGCCTGATGGCCCGAGGCATGAAGAGGGTGTAG